The genomic window TATGTGAATAATAATTGGCATCAGTATAAATACAGAGGTACAAAAAATTATAAGATTTAAGAGCAAAAAGCAATAGACGCTCGAAAATGTCAGTACCATTAAGAATTCGATTAAATTCAGAAGAATACAAAACTGGCAGAAGTTAAGCCTTGCAGATAATATGCCTTGAAGCATTCAAGATGGTTTAATCTTAGTTACTATGTTTTTAATAAGTAATTGTACTTAAAATATTGCCAAAAATCAGAGTCGGAAATAGAATTTTTAAATAAGCAATAGACACATCCTTAATATAAACAAAGTGGGATAATAAAAAACGGAGTAAAATTATATGTAGATAATATGACTAGTCCTTTGGCAAGAATTGAATCACATCCTCATGAAGCAAAACGATTAATTGGAATTAATTATGACCAGTTTTTAGGATTGGTAGCCTTGGCAGAGCAAAGAAAAACTTAAAAAAATGGAAATAAGCAAACTCAGTAACCAAGTAGAAGAATATATATTTCACTTTCCAGCTATAAACCTTGAGAATATTAATATTATCATCTTGCCTGATTGGTCACTACCAGAAGAAGTTATAATTTTACAATTAGAACAGGCAATTAAATATGTAGTAAATCATCCTGAGAGTAATCAGATGATATTACTGATAGATACAAATGGTATTGATCTTGAAGATGCTAATTTATATTTATCTGCTGTGGCTATGAATTTATTCATAGCAGAAAATTTTGATATCACTGCTGAATGCGAAATTTCTCTACTCGAACATCTAGATGAGCATGAAAGAAATGATATAACCAGTTTTATTCATGCCCGAATTATTCTACTACATCAAAATCTGCAAGCGTTATCATTATTTGGCATAGAAAAAATTCCATCTTATGAGATAGAAAATTTTAGTAATATACCACTGAGTAAATTATTTTTTGATTTAAGTAATAGATTATTTGAAGAAAAGAAATGGCAAGAAGCTAGTCAACAATACCAAAAAATATTACAAACTAACTCAGGAAATGCTGAAATTTATTGGCGGTTAAGTCAGTGCTATAAAAATCTAAATCTGTCAGATAAATATTTTAGTACCATCAAAGAAGGAATTAAAAATCACCCAAATGACCCAACTTTACATTTTTCATTAGTTATAGACTTGCAAATTAATGGACGCAATCAAGAAGTAATCACCTGTGCTGAAAATGCTTGTCAATTATTACCCGATGATTATACTTTTCAAATACTTAAATATTTAACAATTCCAACTATCTATGATAATTCCGAAGGAATTCCATTTTATCGCCAGAGATATACTCAGGGACTACAAAATTTAATCCAGCAAACATCTCTAAAAACTCCCGAAGAACGAAGAAATGCTTTAGCTGGGATAGGTAGATTAACTAACTTTTACCTCTCCTATCAGGCTCAAAATGATGTAGATTTACAACGCCAATATGGTAAGTTAGTGCATGAAATTATGGCGGCTAACTTTCCGCAATGGGTTGTACCTTTATCTATACCAAAACTTCAGCCCCAAGAAAAAATCCGCATTGGCTATGCTTCTCATTATCTACATTCTTATAGTGGTACACTGTGGTTAACTGGTTGGCTGCGCTACTGCGATCGCTCAAGCTTTGAAATCTATTGTTACTACATAGGAAATGAGCCAGATCCAATTACCCAACAGTTTCAACAGTACAGTGATGTTTTCCATCATATTCCTGATAATTTATCAGCAGCCTGTGAACAGATAATTGCCGATAAGCTGCACATTTTAGTTTTCCCTGAAATTGGTATGAATCCCCAAACTATGCAAATGGCAGGTCTGCGGCTTGCGCCTGTACAATGTGTCGCTTGGGGACATCCGGTAACAACTGGCTTACCCACAATTGATTACTTTTTATCTAGCAAGTTAATGGAACCTGAAAATGCCCAAGACCATTATTCAGAAAAATTAATTCGCTTACCCAACATTGGCGTTTCCTACCCTAAACCATATATTCCGCCAGTCATAAAAACCCGCTCAGATTTTGGGCTAACAGATGATGCAGTTATCTATTTATGCTGCCAAGCTCCTTTTAAATATTTACCGCAATATGATTTTATTTTTGCAGAAATTGCTCGCCGCCTTCGGCAAGCTAAATTTGTGTTTCTGCGTGGTGGTTTACTTCAGCCGCGTCTCAAACGTGCTTTTGCTGCTATCGGTTTGAACAGCGAGGATTACTGTGTATTTATTAGTATTCCAGAGCGACTGGACTATCTAATGATTAACTTACTTTCAGACGTTTATCTAGATACATTCACTTGGTCTGGTGGTAATACTACCTTAGAAGCGATCGCTTGTAATCTCCCCATTGTTACCTGTCCCGGAGAATTTATGCGGGGTCGTCATTCTGACAGCTTCCTGAAAATGCTAGGAGTGACAGATACCATAGCTGAAAACGAAACAGAATATATCGAAATTGCTGTCAAATTAGGACTAGACGCAGCTTGGCGAGGCACTATTGCGGAAAGAATGAACCAAAATCACGATCGTCTCTTTAATGATAAAGCTTGTGTCGCAGGTTTAGAAGCCTTCTATAAACAAGTTTGTAGTAAGCACTTCAGTGCTTAAATTTGTAATTACACAGGACGAGGACTAAAGTCCTCACTACGGACTTAAGAATTTGTGCATGGGTTGTTTTGCCTATAGCGCTTCTCAGTTGAGTCCAATACAGACCTAACCCCCAGCCCCTTCCCTACAAGGGAAGGGGAGTAAGATTCAAAGCCTCTCTCCGTTTCGGGGAGAGGTTTGGAGAGGGGTTTTTTAGTATACTTTAAGACTTGACAGACATCCTCTAAAGAGCCAATTAACTATCAACATACCTTTGCCACATCTGTTGATAAGCTTGCTCCATATCACGGGTGAATTTTTCCGCATCCCATAAAGGTGCATTTTTTCTTCCTTGTCTTAATTTCCAAGAAACTTCCTGTCTGAGTTTCTCATCTTTACCCAAGCGCACTCCCCATTCTACATATTCCTCATCTGTCCAAGCAATACCCTCTGTAATTCCAGCATTAATCATCATGGTATAACTATTGCGAGCAGCAAATTGTTGCCCTACCCTTGTCACTAAGGGAATACCAAGCCATAACGTCTCTAAAGTAGTAGTTGCACCATTATAAGGATAGGTATCTAAAACTATATCAGCGATCGCTAAATTTGCTCTATGAATTAGCTCATTAGAATCTTGACCGATAAAGCGCAACTGTTTAGTATCTACTCCTTCTTCTATAGCTAAGGTTTCATAAAATTTTTGGCAAGCTGCTAAATCACTAAAACCTTTTACTAATAAATAACTATTAGGAACTTGCTTAATGATTTTCAATTGTGATCTAGTATTATCTGGATTACGCTTATAGTCCTTTTGACCAACAAAATATATAATTCCATCCCCAGGAATATCAAGTTGCTCTCGTCTTAATGTAGGGGTTTGTACTTCAAAACCACCTACAGCAACGTAAGTTTCTGGTAATCGCCAAATTTTTTCGCTGTAATAGTTTTGACTTTCTTCTGGTAATACATAGGGATCTGCAATAAAGTAATCAATAGAAGGTAAACCAGATGCATCCCACCCTAACCAAGTTACTTGGATTGGAGCAGGTTTTACCGATAATACTTCGCAAACAAAATCAATTGTAATACTATCTAAATCAACCAAAATATCAATTTCATCTTTACGTATTTGTTCAGTTATTTGTAATACACTATCTGTAGCTTCAATACTATGAGATTGATGAGAAGATTCAATGAAAAATTGTTGTAAACTATCGTTTATACGAGGATTAATTATATATGAATAAATTTTAAAATTATCAGCATTATGGTATTTAAAAAGCCAGCGAGCAATCCAACCCACAGAATGTTGCCCCAAGTAATGTGATAAATAGCCTACTTTTAAAATTTTCTTTTTTGTTTTTGAGGAAGTTGGTAGGTAGCGAGATTGGTTAATTTTTTCTCTAAAGTTAAGTTCAAAATTTTTCAAACATAAATTCATTAACTGATTTTGTATCGGTCTAATGCTTTGAGGAATATCTACTATATAAGGGAAAAAATACATTGATGTGTATAAACGGAAAATTCTCGCATTTTCTGTTATTCTTGAGGATTCTTGAATCAGCGATAATATTAAGTTTTTTTGTTGCTCTATCGCTAAACAAGCTTTTTTCCAAGTTCCTGCTGATATTAATAATCCCCTAATTAGCAAATGATTATAAAAAATTTTGTCAGTTAAACTTGTAGATATAGATAAGAGTTTTTGAGCCGTGTTAATTCCTTTCAGATGCTGACCTGTAACTTGATAACAAAAAGCTAAACGAATTAAAACTTCTTGATCGTTAGGATCTAATGCTATATAAATTTCCAGTAACTCAGCAGCAAATTCTGAGTTTCTTAAAGCTGATTCTAATTTAACAGCAGCAGACGCTATGATATAGTTATACTCATTAATATTACTTGCTGATATTAATACAATTTTTACTAACTTTAACGTTAATCTGTGCAGCGAAGAATATTCTACGAGTTTATAAAGAAGTTTTAAAAATAAATTTGTATCTAAAGAAATATTTTTATCTTGAAATACATGACTAAGGCTGAGTTCTTCAAAATATTCATCATCCAATAGTTCTAATTGAGTAGCTAAATATAAATTAAATAGTAAATTGTTAAGATGATGAGAATTAATTTCCCGTAAATGTTGACTAATAATCCAGGCTTGTTTATAGTCCTCTAATTCTGCTTGCTGTTGAATTTCTTGATATAAAATCTGGGTTAACTCTGTTGTCCACAACTGAATCTCTTCTTCAGTTCCTTCTGTGATGCCCATCAACCAAGTTAATTGTGCTTCTTGCTCTTTACCTTGTAATAATAAATACAATCCCAAATGCCAATAATGAGATTTGATATCAGGTTCTACTTCAATGGCATTTTCGTAATATTGAATAGTGTGAGGATAATCTATTTTTTGTAAATTTTGTTGCATTTGAGAATTGTAAGATAAGTTGCTAAGTGATTTCAAAAATAAAGTAAATATTTCTAATATTAGATAAATAATATAAAGAAAGGCATAGTGAAAAACTATGTCTTTCTTATGATTATTAAGCTAATTAAGAGTGAAGATTATACATATTTGTATCGCCTAAAGTTGCTTTGATAATCTCAATTCAACTTTTGCGTTTTTTATGTACTTCTTACTCATTAATTGTTTAATCATTTACCTACTACATTTGTAGTACTAGTACCATTACATGCATTACCTACACTTGAAGCAGCAGCAGTACCACCAGGACTATTAGTTTCACAAAGAATTGCAACACTAGTTACATCACTAGTTGTTCCTTCCGAAAGTAGGGATACTGTACCTGCATAGTTTCTGATTACCGTAGAAACTCCTGTTGTAGATGAAACAGATTGTGCAATCGCTCCTGTACTTGTACCAGACGTTCCAGTCGCATAAATATAATTAACAGTTTGTGTTTTAATACCAACTCCTAAATCTGATATTGCAGGCCCAAAAGATCCTTTTTCTGTGTAGTAAGCTTGTTGACCTTTATTCAAAGAACCTACATAGGTTTTAGCTTCAGATTGTTTAGCTTTGTTGGCTTGGTTCAAAAAAGAGGGTAGTGCAATAGCTGACAAAATACCGATGATAATAATTACTACTAGTAATTCAATGAGTGTAAAACCCTCATCTCCGTTCTTCTTGGCAAGGATGTGTTGGATAAATTTGGCTTTTAATTCGGTTTTCATAAGTGTTTTCCAGGGGGTAGGAAGTGCTTGGGTGTTCTAGATGTAACTTACCCACCTGCGATCGCTTTCCTATCACCTTGAGAAAAAAGTTTGGGGAAATACAGTTAGATAATCCAGAATCCTTCCATCCCAGATGGTACAAACATTAATAAGCCCCTGGTGTTGACCAAGGGCTAGATTCTCAACTTCGATTGTGGAAGTGCCTTATTCAATCGATCAGCACGAACAAAAGACACATCAGGCGATCGCAGGTTTCTTTTTTCCGAGTCGTCCTCTTCTATACTCGGCAGGATAAACCCGACACTAGAACCAGTTATATGTCCTAGCTTGCGCGACATTACCCAGTTCTTCAAGAAGGTAATTAGACGAGCGCCAATTTCCTCGGATCGCATAGTACCGTAGGCATTTTCCGATCGCTTACCATCTGGCGTAGCCAATTGCAGTTTGTTATGCTATATTAAACGTAGTCGTTATGAGTTCATATAAATATCATGACTAACCCCACAGTAGAAAACTTAGTAATTATCGGTTCTGGCCCAGCAGGGTACACAGCCGCCATCTATGCCGGACGCGCTAACCTGAAACCCGTTGTATTTGAAGGTTTCCAAGCCGGGGGTTTGCCTGGTGGGCAACTAATGACAACGACGGAAGTTGAGAACTTTCCAGGGTTTCCCCAAGGGATTACCGGGCCGGAACTGATGGATCAGATGAAGGCGCAGGCGGAGCGCTGGGGGGCTGAACTATATACTGAAGATGTTATATCAGTTGACTTGAGTCAGCGTCCTTTTACAGTGCGATCGCAAGAAAGGGAAATAAAAACCAACAGCATCGTCATTGCTACGGGTGCAACTGCAAAGCGTTTGGGTTTACCCAACGAACATGAATTTTGGAGTCGGGGTATCTCCGCTTGTGCAATTTGCGATGGTGCAACACCAATTTTTCACGGCGCAGAACTGGCTGTGATTGGTGCTGGCGACTCGGCGGCGGAAGAGTCTATTTACCTCACCAAATACGGATCTAAGGTGAATATGTTGGTACGCACCGATAAAATGCGGGCTTCTAAAGCCATGCAAGACCGCGTTTTGAGCAACCCAAAAATCCAGGTGCATTGGAACACAGAAGCCGTGGATATCTTCGGTAACGGTCATATGGATGGGGTGAAAGTCCGCAATACTAAAACTGGTGAAGAAAGCCAACTGCACGCTAAGGGTTTATTCTACGCCGTTGGTCACAGTCCCAATACCTCTCTATTTAAAGGTCAGTTAGAACTGGATGAAATCGGTTACGTTGTCACTAAGCACGGTACAGTGGAAACCAGTGTAGAGGGCGTTTTTGCCGCTGGCGACGTCCAAGATCATGAGTTTCGGCAAGCAATTACGGCTGCGGGTACTGGCTGTATGGCGGCGATGTTAGCAGAACGCTGGTTGTCGTCCAGTGGCTTAATTCAAGAATTTCATCAACAGGCAGAAACAGCAGACAATGAATTAGAACATCAGCCAGCCAAAAAGACTGAAGCCGAGGAAGAAGCTGGATTTAATTTGAATGGGACGCGCCATGAGGGAGGTTATGCCTTACGGAAATTGTTCCATGAAAGCGATCGCTTAATTCTTGTTAAATACGTCTCTCCTGGTTGCGGCCCTTGTCATACCCTGAAGCCAATTTTAAATAAAGTGGTGGATGAATTTGACAGCAAAATTCACTTTGTGGAAATTGACATCGACAAAGACCGAGATATTGCTGAAAATGCTGGTGTGACAGGAACGCCAACTGTTCAATTGTTCAAAAATAAAGAACTGGTCAAGGAAGTCAAAGGTGTCAAGCAAAAGAGCGAATACCGCCAGTTAATTGAAAGTAATCTTTGAGATAGTGGGTATTGGGGAACTCAAAGCCCCCTCTGGGGATAAGGGGCAATGGGGAAGACTCTGCCCAATACCCCCTACAGTTCGCTTAAGTGGCAGCCTTAATAAGTTAGGCAATAGCATATCCTGTGTGTTGCCTAACATTTCGTGGGTGAAATCCCAATACAATTTTCTCTTTGGGAATTCCTGCTGCTACTAATCCGTAGGTAACACCATCTTCTGTGTCATCTCGTTGCACCCAAATTTTGCCATCAATAATATCAATATGAACTAAGCAACCGTGAATTCGCTTAACACCATCCCAGCCTAAATTTATCAGCAAATAACTGTCATTTTCGCTATCAAAGACTAGTTTACATTCAATAACTGCGTGCGAATAAGGAATTTGCGTGTAGGGTACTAATACCTCTTTGATGATCCGTCGATAATTATCTAAGGTATCCATTGAATAATCCTCTCCGTTTCTGGATTAAAAACGAGTAACTTTAGATTCTCAGTTTCTATTAAAAGTGTACCAATTGGTTCCTCAAACAAAGCTGTAAATACGCTGTCGCGCACTGCCAAATATAATGTTCTTTTTGGTTCTAGGCGATGGATAACAGCACGATACATGATAAATCCCCCAATAGCATCTTTTAGGTCTGCCATTTCTGAGGGACTAACAAAACTTTTAATTTCTACAGCTATTTTTTTACTTCCTTGTTCTGCGGCTAAGAGTTGTTTAGCTCCTAAATCTACATACATATCTTTTTGACCCCACTTTAAATGTAGGGGGTCATCTGTAATTATCCAGCCTTCTTGAACTAACGCATTCTTAACAGCATCATGATAAATATCTCTTGCAGGCATATCAAAGTATATTAAAATCTTTATTTACTTGGAATGATTTACCTTTGTGGCGACACTGGCTGGTAATTTATTAGTTAACTCCAGCAAAAATAAGCATAATCTCACCTCTACCTCAGTGTAGCTCTGTATTCACGCGAAACAGTCGGATTTTTATTAAGG from Nostoc sp. UHCC 0926 includes these protein-coding regions:
- a CDS encoding O-linked N-acetylglucosamine transferase, SPINDLY family protein, encoding MEISKLSNQVEEYIFHFPAINLENINIIILPDWSLPEEVIILQLEQAIKYVVNHPESNQMILLIDTNGIDLEDANLYLSAVAMNLFIAENFDITAECEISLLEHLDEHERNDITSFIHARIILLHQNLQALSLFGIEKIPSYEIENFSNIPLSKLFFDLSNRLFEEKKWQEASQQYQKILQTNSGNAEIYWRLSQCYKNLNLSDKYFSTIKEGIKNHPNDPTLHFSLVIDLQINGRNQEVITCAENACQLLPDDYTFQILKYLTIPTIYDNSEGIPFYRQRYTQGLQNLIQQTSLKTPEERRNALAGIGRLTNFYLSYQAQNDVDLQRQYGKLVHEIMAANFPQWVVPLSIPKLQPQEKIRIGYASHYLHSYSGTLWLTGWLRYCDRSSFEIYCYYIGNEPDPITQQFQQYSDVFHHIPDNLSAACEQIIADKLHILVFPEIGMNPQTMQMAGLRLAPVQCVAWGHPVTTGLPTIDYFLSSKLMEPENAQDHYSEKLIRLPNIGVSYPKPYIPPVIKTRSDFGLTDDAVIYLCCQAPFKYLPQYDFIFAEIARRLRQAKFVFLRGGLLQPRLKRAFAAIGLNSEDYCVFISIPERLDYLMINLLSDVYLDTFTWSGGNTTLEAIACNLPIVTCPGEFMRGRHSDSFLKMLGVTDTIAENETEYIEIAVKLGLDAAWRGTIAERMNQNHDRLFNDKACVAGLEAFYKQVCSKHFSA
- a CDS encoding O-linked N-acetylglucosamine transferase, SPINDLY family protein, whose protein sequence is MQQNLQKIDYPHTIQYYENAIEVEPDIKSHYWHLGLYLLLQGKEQEAQLTWLMGITEGTEEEIQLWTTELTQILYQEIQQQAELEDYKQAWIISQHLREINSHHLNNLLFNLYLATQLELLDDEYFEELSLSHVFQDKNISLDTNLFLKLLYKLVEYSSLHRLTLKLVKIVLISASNINEYNYIIASAAVKLESALRNSEFAAELLEIYIALDPNDQEVLIRLAFCYQVTGQHLKGINTAQKLLSISTSLTDKIFYNHLLIRGLLISAGTWKKACLAIEQQKNLILSLIQESSRITENARIFRLYTSMYFFPYIVDIPQSIRPIQNQLMNLCLKNFELNFREKINQSRYLPTSSKTKKKILKVGYLSHYLGQHSVGWIARWLFKYHNADNFKIYSYIINPRINDSLQQFFIESSHQSHSIEATDSVLQITEQIRKDEIDILVDLDSITIDFVCEVLSVKPAPIQVTWLGWDASGLPSIDYFIADPYVLPEESQNYYSEKIWRLPETYVAVGGFEVQTPTLRREQLDIPGDGIIYFVGQKDYKRNPDNTRSQLKIIKQVPNSYLLVKGFSDLAACQKFYETLAIEEGVDTKQLRFIGQDSNELIHRANLAIADIVLDTYPYNGATTTLETLWLGIPLVTRVGQQFAARNSYTMMINAGITEGIAWTDEEYVEWGVRLGKDEKLRQEVSWKLRQGRKNAPLWDAEKFTRDMEQAYQQMWQRYVDS
- a CDS encoding type IV pilin-like G/H family protein, whose translation is MKTELKAKFIQHILAKKNGDEGFTLIELLVVIIIIGILSAIALPSFLNQANKAKQSEAKTYVGSLNKGQQAYYTEKGSFGPAISDLGVGIKTQTVNYIYATGTSGTSTGAIAQSVSSTTGVSTVIRNYAGTVSLLSEGTTSDVTSVAILCETNSPGGTAAASSVGNACNGTSTTNVVGK
- a CDS encoding Uma2 family endonuclease; the protein is MATPDGKRSENAYGTMRSEEIGARLITFLKNWVMSRKLGHITGSSVGFILPSIEEDDSEKRNLRSPDVSFVRADRLNKALPQSKLRI
- the trxB gene encoding thioredoxin-disulfide reductase, with product MTNPTVENLVIIGSGPAGYTAAIYAGRANLKPVVFEGFQAGGLPGGQLMTTTEVENFPGFPQGITGPELMDQMKAQAERWGAELYTEDVISVDLSQRPFTVRSQEREIKTNSIVIATGATAKRLGLPNEHEFWSRGISACAICDGATPIFHGAELAVIGAGDSAAEESIYLTKYGSKVNMLVRTDKMRASKAMQDRVLSNPKIQVHWNTEAVDIFGNGHMDGVKVRNTKTGEESQLHAKGLFYAVGHSPNTSLFKGQLELDEIGYVVTKHGTVETSVEGVFAAGDVQDHEFRQAITAAGTGCMAAMLAERWLSSSGLIQEFHQQAETADNELEHQPAKKTEAEEEAGFNLNGTRHEGGYALRKLFHESDRLILVKYVSPGCGPCHTLKPILNKVVDEFDSKIHFVEIDIDKDRDIAENAGVTGTPTVQLFKNKELVKEVKGVKQKSEYRQLIESNL
- a CDS encoding XisI protein yields the protein MDTLDNYRRIIKEVLVPYTQIPYSHAVIECKLVFDSENDSYLLINLGWDGVKRIHGCLVHIDIIDGKIWVQRDDTEDGVTYGLVAAGIPKEKIVLGFHPRNVRQHTGYAIA
- a CDS encoding XisH family protein, which codes for MPARDIYHDAVKNALVQEGWIITDDPLHLKWGQKDMYVDLGAKQLLAAEQGSKKIAVEIKSFVSPSEMADLKDAIGGFIMYRAVIHRLEPKRTLYLAVRDSVFTALFEEPIGTLLIETENLKLLVFNPETERIIQWIP